From the genome of Bacteroidota bacterium, one region includes:
- a CDS encoding HI0074 family nucleotidyltransferase substrate-binding subunit, which produces MEKLDNILQDTEKALMQLNRALQEKFSDIVRDAAIQRFEFTFELFWKLVKTYLNYVEGIDCYSPKNCFRELLPILLASEDEVELLLKMCDHRNLISHVHDEEISNEVFNTVPSYYNLMYVILSRIKAKYKELHKKHSV; this is translated from the coding sequence ATGGAAAAATTAGATAATATTTTACAAGATACTGAGAAAGCTCTGATGCAGTTAAACAGAGCATTGCAAGAAAAGTTTTCGGATATCGTCCGTGATGCAGCAATTCAGAGATTCGAATTTACTTTCGAATTATTCTGGAAACTTGTTAAGACCTATTTAAACTACGTAGAAGGCATTGATTGTTATTCACCAAAGAATTGTTTTAGAGAGCTTTTACCGATCTTATTGGCTTCAGAAGACGAGGTTGAGCTATTACTAAAAATGTGCGACCATCGGAACCTAATATCACACGTGCACGATGAAGAAATTTCAAATGAGGTTTTCAACACCGTACCTTCTTACTACAATCTCATGTATGTAATTTTAAGTCGTATAAAAGCAAAATACAAGGAATTACACAAAAAGCATTCTGTATAA
- the gpmI gene encoding 2,3-bisphosphoglycerate-independent phosphoglycerate mutase, with protein sequence MKTKQKVILIILDGFGLGLNPKTDAIQNANKPFIDKLFAENKLTKLTTSGEDVGLPEGQMGNSEVGHMTIGAGRIVWQDITRINRSIRLGDYFNIPAFLGAVEHAKINHSAIHLAGLLSDGGVHSMNTHLYALLHLAKQHQFEKIFIHALLDGRDTPPDSGLGYLKELQAKINEIGVGKIATVMGRYYGMDRDNRWDRTELAYRAMTEGLGQQCENAIATISDSYQKGVMDEFVKPIVCVNDGKPVGNVQQNDSFIFFNFRSDRTRQLTRAFIMDDFDKFHRNKLNLYFATMTHYHDEFKVPVAFPPISLANTFGEILAEHNLKQLRIAETEKYAHVTFFFNGGREEVFKGEDRILVQSPKEVATYDLKPEMSAYEVTDKLIDAIETDKYDFILVNYANCDMVGHSGIMEAAIKAVEAVDNCLSRLIPVSQEYGFLPLISSDHGNADKMAEDSGEPFTAHTTNLVPFLIVQNPPAQRLKEKGILADITPTILKLMGLPQPKEMDGSSLL encoded by the coding sequence ATGAAAACAAAACAAAAAGTAATACTTATAATTTTAGATGGATTTGGATTAGGTTTAAATCCAAAAACTGATGCAATCCAAAATGCTAACAAACCATTTATTGATAAATTGTTTGCGGAAAATAAATTGACTAAACTTACCACATCGGGGGAAGATGTTGGCTTGCCCGAAGGACAAATGGGCAACTCCGAAGTTGGACACATGACCATCGGCGCAGGTAGAATTGTCTGGCAGGATATTACTCGCATCAATCGCTCAATTCGACTCGGCGATTATTTCAATATTCCTGCTTTCCTTGGAGCTGTCGAACACGCAAAGATAAATCATTCTGCTATTCATTTAGCGGGGTTGCTTTCCGACGGTGGCGTACACAGCATGAATACCCATCTATACGCACTTCTCCATCTTGCAAAACAACATCAATTCGAAAAAATTTTCATACACGCATTGTTAGACGGGCGCGATACTCCGCCTGATTCAGGTCTTGGTTATTTAAAAGAACTTCAAGCCAAGATTAATGAAATCGGTGTAGGTAAAATTGCAACCGTAATGGGTAGATATTATGGAATGGATAGAGATAATAGGTGGGATAGAACCGAGTTAGCATACAGAGCAATGACCGAGGGATTAGGACAACAATGCGAGAATGCAATTGCAACAATCTCGGATTCATATCAAAAAGGAGTAATGGATGAATTCGTAAAGCCAATCGTTTGTGTAAATGACGGAAAACCTGTTGGTAATGTTCAACAAAACGATTCATTCATATTCTTTAATTTTCGTTCCGACCGAACACGTCAATTAACTCGTGCATTTATAATGGATGATTTCGATAAATTCCATCGAAATAAACTGAATCTATATTTTGCAACAATGACTCATTATCACGATGAGTTCAAAGTACCTGTTGCATTTCCGCCGATTAGTTTGGCGAATACATTTGGTGAGATTTTAGCTGAGCATAATTTAAAACAATTAAGAATAGCAGAAACCGAGAAATATGCTCACGTAACTTTTTTCTTTAACGGCGGTAGGGAAGAGGTGTTTAAAGGCGAAGATCGGATACTTGTTCAATCACCCAAAGAAGTTGCAACTTATGACCTGAAACCAGAGATGAGCGCCTATGAAGTAACCGACAAACTTATTGATGCTATAGAAACTGACAAATACGATTTTATTTTAGTAAATTATGCCAATTGCGATATGGTGGGGCATTCAGGTATAATGGAAGCAGCAATAAAAGCAGTTGAAGCAGTTGATAATTGTTTGAGTCGTTTGATACCTGTCTCACAGGAATACGGATTTCTTCCATTGATAAGCTCAGACCATGGAAATGCTGATAAAATGGCTGAAGATAGCGGTGAGCCATTCACAGCACACACGACTAACTTAGTTCCGTTTCTAATCGTTCAAAATCCACCTGCACAAAGATTAAAAGAAAAGGGAATACTCGCCGATATAACACCGACAATCCTAAAGCTGATGGGATTACCACAGCCGAAGGAGATGGATGGAAGCTCGCTGCTATAG
- the pnp gene encoding polyribonucleotide nucleotidyltransferase, with protein sequence MFHKQEVEIGGRVFSIETGLLAKQADAAVLAQYGETMVLATVVAAKEPKEDLDYFPLQVEYREKTAAAGKIPGGFFKREGRPTEKEILSSRLIDRPIRPMFPEDFKNETQIIVTVYSSDQEHDGDTIGAIAASAALLISDIPFDVPIAEVRVGRINGEFIIHPTFKQLEESELDITVAGTSDSIVMVEGEAKEISEELFLEALQFAREHIKVLCDLQIKFQKAIGKPKRATTPKAIDSELENSVKELFSQRIKELNRTVLSKDDRSKRRGAIEEEIQTKLAEKFPEQNKVISELLYKIEKQDMRQMILENGKRLDGRGVRDIRPISCQIGLLPRTHGSALFTRGETQSLTTSTLGTKSDEQKLEGLLPETTKRFLLHYNFPPFSVGEVGRLGGTGRREIGHGNLAERALKNLIPPETEFPYTIRIVSDILESNGSSSMATVCAGSLSLMDAGVPIKKAVAGIAMGLIKESNGVAILSDILGNEDYLGDMDFKVAGTTDGVTGLQMDMKVQGISFEIIASALEQAREGRLHILNIMDETIAQPKPELSPYAPRLTTVRIPIDMIGAVIGPGGKMIRQITKDTGTEINIEDDGTITIAAISGEASGKALEMINRITELPEVGKIYSGKVTRIMDFGAFVEFLPGKEGLVHVSQLDINRVDKVTDLLKVGDPIEVKLVKIDSEGRNNLSRKAVLMGDAYVPEEDRPRSDRRPPSGDRRDSRRPPRR encoded by the coding sequence ATGTTTCATAAACAAGAAGTAGAAATTGGCGGGCGAGTATTTTCAATTGAGACAGGTTTGCTCGCAAAACAAGCCGATGCTGCTGTGTTAGCACAATACGGCGAAACGATGGTGCTTGCTACTGTTGTTGCGGCAAAAGAACCTAAAGAAGACCTGGATTATTTCCCTCTGCAAGTCGAATATCGTGAAAAAACCGCTGCCGCTGGAAAAATTCCCGGAGGCTTTTTCAAACGTGAGGGAAGACCCACAGAGAAAGAAATATTATCTTCACGCTTGATTGATCGACCCATTAGACCAATGTTCCCCGAAGATTTTAAAAACGAAACTCAAATAATAGTAACTGTTTATTCGTCTGATCAAGAACATGATGGCGATACAATCGGTGCAATTGCCGCATCGGCAGCGCTGCTGATATCTGATATCCCTTTCGATGTTCCGATTGCTGAAGTACGTGTTGGAAGAATTAACGGCGAGTTCATCATTCATCCCACATTCAAACAATTAGAAGAAAGTGAACTTGATATTACAGTTGCCGGTACGAGCGATTCGATCGTAATGGTCGAAGGTGAAGCAAAAGAGATTTCGGAGGAATTATTTCTTGAAGCTCTGCAATTTGCTCGTGAACATATCAAAGTGCTTTGCGATTTGCAAATTAAATTCCAAAAAGCGATCGGAAAACCAAAGCGTGCAACTACCCCCAAAGCAATTGATAGCGAGTTAGAAAATAGTGTAAAAGAACTATTCTCCCAGCGTATCAAAGAACTTAACCGCACTGTGTTATCCAAAGACGACAGAAGCAAACGACGTGGTGCTATCGAAGAAGAAATTCAAACGAAACTTGCCGAAAAATTTCCGGAACAAAACAAAGTTATATCTGAATTGTTATACAAAATCGAGAAGCAAGATATGCGTCAGATGATTCTTGAAAACGGAAAGCGATTAGACGGCAGAGGAGTTAGAGACATCCGGCCCATTAGTTGTCAAATTGGATTGCTGCCACGAACACATGGTTCGGCACTATTCACACGCGGCGAAACTCAAAGTTTAACCACAAGTACACTCGGCACTAAATCCGATGAACAAAAATTAGAGGGTTTGCTTCCCGAAACCACAAAACGGTTTTTACTCCACTACAATTTCCCGCCATTCAGTGTCGGCGAGGTCGGCAGACTTGGCGGCACGGGTCGCCGTGAAATCGGACACGGAAATTTAGCCGAACGTGCACTCAAAAATTTAATCCCTCCGGAAACAGAATTCCCATACACGATTCGTATCGTTTCCGATATTTTAGAATCGAACGGTTCATCATCGATGGCTACGGTGTGTGCAGGTTCACTCTCGTTGATGGATGCTGGAGTACCAATTAAAAAAGCTGTTGCCGGTATTGCAATGGGATTAATCAAAGAATCAAACGGTGTTGCTATTTTAAGCGATATTCTTGGCAACGAAGACTATCTCGGCGATATGGATTTTAAAGTCGCTGGTACAACCGATGGCGTTACTGGTTTGCAGATGGACATGAAAGTACAGGGAATCAGTTTCGAAATAATTGCGTCCGCTTTGGAACAAGCTCGCGAAGGTCGTTTGCACATCTTGAACATTATGGACGAAACAATTGCACAACCCAAACCGGAACTATCACCTTATGCTCCACGCCTGACTACAGTCAGAATTCCTATTGATATGATTGGTGCTGTTATCGGTCCAGGTGGGAAAATGATACGACAAATTACAAAAGATACAGGAACCGAGATTAACATCGAGGACGATGGAACTATTACAATCGCAGCCATTTCGGGGGAGGCAAGTGGCAAAGCCCTTGAAATGATTAACAGAATTACTGAACTACCGGAAGTCGGTAAAATTTATTCAGGTAAAGTTACGCGTATAATGGACTTTGGTGCTTTTGTTGAATTCCTTCCGGGTAAAGAGGGATTAGTTCACGTCTCTCAACTCGATATAAATCGCGTTGATAAAGTTACCGATCTTTTAAAAGTGGGCGACCCAATCGAAGTAAAGTTAGTAAAAATCGATTCTGAGGGAAGAAATAATTTAAGCCGCAAAGCTGTTTTGATGGGCGATGCTTATGTTCCTGAAGAGGATAGACCTCGCTCGGATAGAAGACCCCCTTCCGGCGATAGAAGAGATTCCCGAAGACCACCACGAAGATAA
- a CDS encoding nucleotidyltransferase domain-containing protein: MTDKTKIYLDKIFLFLMEQFPSAQLFVFGSAVSDNQKLYHDIDIGIEDTGKIPLMKLQWVKEKIDDMNIPYKVDVIDFKRVSTGFYKTAKEKIIKWKN, encoded by the coding sequence ATGACCGATAAAACAAAAATATATTTAGATAAAATATTTCTATTTCTGATGGAACAATTTCCCTCAGCCCAATTGTTTGTTTTCGGTTCTGCAGTTTCCGATAATCAAAAATTATATCACGATATAGATATTGGAATCGAGGACACTGGCAAAATCCCTTTGATGAAGCTGCAGTGGGTAAAAGAAAAAATCGATGATATGAATATTCCGTATAAAGTGGACGTAATAGATTTTAAAAGAGTTTCTACCGGTTTTTATAAAACTGCCAAAGAAAAGATAATCAAATGGAAAAATTAG